The stretch of DNA AGCGATGGTAGCCACGCAGGAACCTGCAACCCTCCAGCTTGCGCTGAAAAGCATccgaggcaggggtgggggtgggcggcTGAGAGGCCCCCCGGCCAGCCTTCGTGGGCTCAGCTGTGTCTGAGTTGTCCAGCAGCTGGGCCATGCAGTAGATGTTGTTCCTAAGCCCAAGGACGTTCGGCCTCGCCATCTGCAGCTTCTCCAAGTCCTCGATGTTCAGCCCAGACCTCTCCAAATCCTGGGCCTTGGGGAGGTGCTGCTCTAAGTTGGCCAGTCTGTGCAGGACGCAGCCCAGTGTGGCATTCAGGGTCTGCAGGAAGCCCCGCCTGCCCAGCCCCCTCAGGGTCTCCTCGCTGGGGAAGGCCCCGGGGCGCTCCCTGCAGTGCTCTCTCAGTTTGGGAACATCTAGGCCTTGGATACGTATCTGTGGGGAACAGGAGGATCTTAGGGTGAATGCTGAGGATCTGGACCACACTCACAGACAAGTCAGCCTTGAAATGCTAGACCTCATGCACCCCTATCCAATCTCCCACTGGACGGATCCGGAAACTGAGGCCCGAGAGGGAAGAGGACCCCAAGATCACTGCAGGCAAGGTCGGAATGATGTTGCAGAGCTGGTGGGATGCCCGTGGGGAATGTGGAGCTTCAAGAGGGCTGGACTCTGTCTTGCTCACTGCTACGTCCCAGTGCCTAGACCAGAGCCTGGCAGGTGTGCAGTGTACACTGAGTAAGCAGATGAGCGCGGTGATGGTGTCTGGAGTCCCGCCCTGGGACCACAGAGCTAGGGAAGCTGGAGGGCCAGCCTTAGCTCCTCAGGGTTAAGGCTGGAATAACACAGCGACTCAGTTCCCCCACCTGGCCATATGGAGTGGGGCTGGGCCTGTCCTGCCTGCTTCTCACTCCCTTCCTAACCCCATAGTTCTCTGAGACTCAGATGCCACAAGGGCCCAGGTGCTTACATAGGGGTCCAGGAGTCTGCTGGTGTCCTGCATGAGATCTGTCTGCTTCTGGAGCTGGCCAAGGAGCACATGGTACTCTCTCGAGCAGCTGCCTATAGCCGCCATGCTCGCCATGCTTGCAAACAGGAGTGCAAGGACCAGACCTAGGGCAGAGAAGAGGGGTGTCACCTGACTTGGTGAGGAAAGCCACAGATGGGAGCCTCGGGGAGGGGGTCAAGAGGGCCTTGAAAGTTGCCTCCTTCATCCCAGACTTTGTGTAGTGGAGGGCGGGGGCTGGGCACTGTGTGGCACggtgtgtgcacaggtgtgcCCACCAAGGCCACCATCATCTCCCCAGTAAGTCACTGCCCAGGGCCTGACACAGCAAGCAGTGGGAGGGACTGAGACAGTGGCTGCGATTTACCAAGTAGGTCTTTGAGCAAAGGCTGCAGTGCCCGGCTGGATCCCAATCTTGCCTACAGCATGGTTCTAACCTCGGGAGCTGACTCTCTGCAAGGTGGGACTGGCTCCCTGCAAGACCACTGGGCTAAAGACCAGCCACTGTCCTAGGACCTGCCTTGTCAGCTGCTCTGGCCATCCAGGTAGATGGGCCTGAGAGGGCTTCAGGGCAGGCAGCCCGGGAGCAGCTTGTGCCCTCAGCTCTGTCTAGAACCAGGAGAGTCTGCCTTTTCAACCAGAGGCGCAGCCTGGAACAGATGTGGAAGACCTTCCAGTCCATGTCCCTACTTTCCTGACAGGTAAACCAAGTCTCAGCAGAAGGTCCTGCTCAGGTCACACAAGGCCAGGGCTCTCCCCTGACCTCTCatgcctccctcctctctccataAGTGGCTCCTTCTGTCAGGCCCACCAGGGATGCTGTGAGCCTGTCAGAAGGTGTTGGGGGCGGTTACGGTTACtgctcaccaccacccccagcggGGCACCGGCAGCCACGTGGTCGGAAGGGGCCTGTGGCGCAATGGCCCGGAAGGCAGTGACACCATCGTTCCCGTCCTAAGAACCATCCGGCCCTTTGGGGAAGACTGGCTGTTGGGGAGGGCCTAGGGGCCGGGCACCCAGGCATAGCGACCCCAGGGCACCCTCGCCGCCTCCCCAGGTATCTGCTGCCGGGCTCTGGCAGGGGCCTGTGCCTGTGGCAGCGCACGTGGGACCGGGGTTTCTGTATGGCTGTGCATCTGAGTCTGTGTGCGGCGTGAGGGAGACCTGTTCCGTTCACCGTGGGGACGCTGGTCTGCATGTGGGGCTTCCTGGGCTGGTGAGATCCAGGGCTGCGGATGACGTCATATGGCTGTGTGCTCATGTGGCCATGTGGGTGTGGCTGTGCGTGCTGTGTGATTGTATGGGCTCTGGGGCCCCCAGGCCCGGCTGACTTTCTATTCATCCTGGGCAAGCTGGAGGCCCCACAACCCCTCCACACCTCACACCACTTCCCTGACCAGCTTCTGagcctccctctcctgcccagcctcttcGTCCATCCTATTCTCTCACCCCCTGGTTCCCAGAGTTGCCTCTACATCTTGGCATCACCTCCCCCTGGAAGCCTTCCAGGGATGCCCCTTCTCTACCTGTGGAGAGGCCAGGTTCTCAGTGGACCGCTCTCTCTGCCTGACCTCCTGGCTCTCTCCCCTTCTCAGCATCCTTCTGCCTGGCGCCCAGCCTCCCCAGGTCCCGGAGGGCAGAGGGTGCCTCTGCTCCCCACCGGCGCCCGTGGACAGACCCAGCAGGCGGGTTCTGGCGGGGAGGAAGGAAGTACTTACTAAGCAGCGTCCTCTGTGTGAGCGGTACCCCCATGCTGGGTGCCTGTGCTCCGGCCCGCGCCCGCTGGGGGTGACACCTCTCGGCTGGGAGCCCTGCAGGCTGGCAGCCACTTTATGCCCGCTGGGGCGATTGGCCAACACCTAATGaggtgggtggggatggggaggggggagggcagGCCTTCTGGGAACATGACCCCAAAAACCAAAATTTCCACAGGCGGCCAATGGGTGCAGGGCGGGTGGTATGCCCGCTCCTCCTCCTGTTTTCTTCGAATTCATTCTTCGAGGTCAGCCCTACGCCCAAGGATGATGTAAACcgcagcctcagccttcctgggGTGAGTGGGGAGGAAAAGGGTCCATGCCATCTTCGGGGAACTGGGCCAGGGATGGCCAGGAGGGACTTCGAGCTGGACCTCTGGAGGCCCCAGGCCAGTCTCGGCCCAGGAGCCATTGGTCTCGCAGGACACGGTGGTTGGGGGCTGAGGGGAGCGAGACATCTTCCTTCTTGAGTGCCCTTCCTGCCCTCTCGCCGGGGCTGTTGGGACATCTGTGAGCGGAAACCACCGGGCTCTGGGCACAGAGCCAGACGCAGGCTGGCAGCCCCGAGATTGTGGTTCAGGCCCCAGGACCAGCATCCCCCAGCCCGGCTCCCGACGGTCTCCTTTCCCACATTGTGCACCCTCTGCCAGGCCCACTCCCCAAAGCCAGGCCTTGTCTCTGTAGACAGGCACCACCACTGGGGAGAACTGGACACTTGGAGCAAGAGAAACAGGAGGCCAGGGCTCAAGCCTGCTGAGGTGCTGTGTGACCtgaggcaagtcacttaacctctctgggcctcagagaCCCACAAATATAAAATGAGGAGGAGAAAAGCCTTTCCCAGCCCACCTCACAAGGTTGCTGCCATCATGGACATAAAAGGAAAAGACCTCTGAAGGAAAAAGCAAAGATGAAGGTCTGATTCCAAGTATTAGCTGTCGAGGGGGCgggatgggggaaggaggagatggGGAAGCTGTGAGCTCAGAGGGGAAGCCGGGGAGGGGGAGTTGCTGCCTTGACAGTTGGGGATCAGGTTTCACTTTCTCTGAAAGATAGCGATCTTAGGTTGGTCCTCTGCAAAACAGCCCTGGGAACAGCGCCTCCCTAGTCAACCTGCTACTTTACTGTGGGGTAAACTGAGGCCCGGGTGAAGGCAGACAGGGAGGCCAAGAGGCTGGCCCAGGCCTACAGACCCTGCCTGGTCAGCACATCTCCCAGGCCCAGAGGAGGGTCCTTGGCCTGCACCCTAAGAAGCCCCAGTGGGAGGAGGCCCTCAGGAGTCTGGGGAGTCAGGGTGGACTCCTGGAGGCTGCCAGGGAGGCCTGAGCTGCTCCAGCTGGAGGGAGCATGGGGCCTGGGGCACCTAAGCAAGGAGAGCTGGGGCAGCCAGAAAGGAGGAGGTTGGATACACCCCTGTCCATGCCTGCTCCCGATGCCCAGTGTGGCCACCAAGGCTGTTGCCACTCATTCCTCccatcactcatttattcattcgacAAACCTTTATTTGGCTCCATGCTGCACCAGCCACTCCCAGGTCTGAGGATCACGTAGTAGGCAAAAATAGGCGACCCCACGCCCAGGAGGCTGCTCTTCAGCCCATACCCACTCCCCGGCACCCAGGCTGGGACTCACCACACCAGGCCCCGTACCTCCCCCTCACCACCCCCAGGGGCCAGTTCTGGATTCTCATCCTGAGAATGTCGCTTCCGCTGAAGTCCTCATCTCTGTGCCCACCCCCACAATGCCGTTTCCTGGGGCCATGCCAAGAGGGGATCCTTCTCCATTTCACATCCCtgatctcatctttttttctatttttttaaatgcaggatcttgctctgtcacccaggctggagtgcagtggcgccgtcgtaggtagctcactgtggcctccagcTCCTAAGCTGAAGCAAGGCTCCCCGCcgcagtctcctgagtagctgagaccacaggcctgcgtcaccatgcccagctaatttttttattttttgtagagacggggtgtcactatgttgcccaggctgttaaCAAACtactgggttcaaatgatcctcctgccttggcctcccaaagcgctgggattacaagtgtgagccacagcacccagccaccAATCTCATCCTGCAACAGCCAGGGGAGAGACAGCTGCTGGGCAGAGACGCCTCAGCTCACTTCAGTGAGGAGCTCGAAGCTCTGAGAAGTTTTGGGGCTGGCTCAAGGAAGGAGCGCCAGATCTGAGCAGAGGGCTCCAGGCCGTTCTCAGCTATGGCTGACCGACCACCACACTTGGCGAGAAACAGCCACATGCCTTTATCTTATTCTATCTACCCTGTGGTCCAGGGAGGCCGTGCTGTCTCCTCATGGCAGAGAGAGGAGGTTGCTTTGTCTGAGGTCACCTACTAACAGTTAAGAGGAGAGGGGCATTTGTCCatgcatggtggcccacgcctgtaatccctgcactttgggaggccgaggcgggagggtcatttgagcccaggactttgagactgtgtctttacagaaaatttaaaaataaattatccagacaTCGTGGTGcatacctgaagtcccagctaccagggaggttgaggcaggaggatcactcaagccttgaaggttgaggctgcagtgagccatgatcatgccacagcactccagcctgggtgacagagcaaggccctgtctaaaaaaaaaaaacaaaaacaaaaacaaaaaaacccaccaagaAAAGAAGGCATTCAAATGAGGCCCAAAGACCATACTCTTTGCACATAGCTAATGAGGGTGTCcggcccagggcccagggcccagaGTCACTGAAGGTAAGGAGAGCATGTAGATTACATTGCTAGGGCtcccataacaaagtaccacagactgaggGGCTTAAgtaacagagatttattttctcacagttctagaggctgaagtCTGAACTCAAGGGCTGGTTcccaaggcctctctccttgacttgtAGATGACTGTCTCTCCCTGTATCTCCACATCATGTTTCTTCTGCTTGTCCGTGGCctaatcaccttttttttttttttttttttgagacagagtctagctctgtcacccaggctggagtgcagtggcacgatctcagctcactacaacctctgcctcctgggttcaagcgattctcctgcctcagcctcccgagtagctgggattacaggagtgtgccaccacgccaagctcatttttgtatttttagtagagacggggtttcaccatgttgtccaggctgatctcaaactcctaacatcaggtgatccacct from Nomascus leucogenys isolate Asia chromosome 7b, Asia_NLE_v1, whole genome shotgun sequence encodes:
- the OSM gene encoding oncostatin-M isoform X2, which encodes MASMAAIGSCSREYHVLLGQLQKQTDLMQDTSRLLDPYIRIQGLDVPKLREHCRERPGAFPSEETLRGLGRRGFLQTLNATLGCVLHRLANLEQHLPKAQDLERSGLNIEDLEKLQMARPNVLGLRNNIYCMAQLLDNSDTAEPTKAGRGASQPPTPTPASDAFQRKLEGCRFLRGYHRFMHSVGWVFSKWGESPNRSRRHSPHQALQKGMHRIRPSRKGKRLMPRGQLPR
- the OSM gene encoding oncostatin-M isoform X1, with amino-acid sequence MGVPLTQRTLLSLVLALLFASMASMAAIGSCSREYHVLLGQLQKQTDLMQDTSRLLDPYIRIQGLDVPKLREHCRERPGAFPSEETLRGLGRRGFLQTLNATLGCVLHRLANLEQHLPKAQDLERSGLNIEDLEKLQMARPNVLGLRNNIYCMAQLLDNSDTAEPTKAGRGASQPPTPTPASDAFQRKLEGCRFLRGYHRFMHSVGWVFSKWGESPNRSRRHSPHQALQKGMHRIRPSRKGKRLMPRGQLPR